A DNA window from Solanum lycopersicum chromosome 3, SLM_r2.1 contains the following coding sequences:
- the LOC138347476 gene encoding uncharacterized protein — protein MTLTLMLTLTLIHIDVDVVIYVDIVVDIDINVDVHIDVPIDIYVDIEIYINADVYIYVDFHIYVDIYNDVDVDVHIVVDVDVDVHNDNYVYIDADVGIEINVYIDVNIHVDVHIDVHIYIDIFTENDIDVDVDVHVEIHIYVHVDVYDDVDFHINVDIDVHFYVDIYIYVYIDVDDQVCVYIHVDVCVDVDVDVDIDIDVHADIDVYIDANVDFNVHVDFYFDVDVLVDVDVYIYAHLYFDNHVNIDIGVHVTFTFTVNVYIDIYVDVHINIHIVVHVDVDSHVYVEVHVDAAVYVYIDIYIYADIYSEIDVDIHILVDIIVDILTDVFDVNTKVYVYIDADVDVDVNVHTDIYIDVHVDIHIDVHFYVDIYVCIYIDVDGYICVYQHMVDVDVDVDVDVDVHINVDITDDIYIDIDIYLDINIFIDHVDVYMDVDVDVEFDIDIHFDIDVYVDADVDFNVHVDVHFDVMFLLMMTLTLKFTFIFTLKIRLTLTLVYT, from the exons atgacattgacattgatgttgacattgacgttgattCACATAGATGTTGACGTTGTCATTTACgttgatattgttgttgatattgacattaatgttgatgttcacattgacgttcCTATTGATATTTACGTTGACATTGAAATTTACATTAACGCTgatgtttatatttatgttgacttTCACATTTACGTTGATATTTACAATGATGTTGACGTGGACGTTCACATTGTtgttgacgttgatgttgatgttcacaATGACAATTACGTTTACATTGATGCTGATGTTGGCATTGAAATTAACGTTTACATTGACGTTAACATTcacgttgatgttcacattgacgtcCACATTTACATTGACATTTTT ACTGAAAAtgacattgacgttgatgttgatgtcCATGTTGAAATTCACATTTATGTTCACGTTGATGTTTATGATGATGTTGACTTTCACATTaatgttgacattgatgttcatttttatgttgacatttacatttacgtttacattgatgttgatgATCAGGTTTGTGTTTACATACACGTTGATGTTTGTGTGgatgttgacgttgatgttgacattgacattgatgttcatgCTGATATTGACGTTTACATTGATGCTAATGTTGACTTTAACGTTCATGTTGACTTTTACTTTGACGTTGATGTtcttgttgatgttgatgtttacatttACGCTCATCTTTACTTTGACAATCACGTTAACATTGACATTGGTGTACACGTGACGTTCACATTTACG GTTAATGTTTATATTGACatttatgttgacgttcacattaaCATTCACATTGTTGTTCACGTTGACGTTGATTCTCATG TTTATGTTGAAGTTCACGTTGATGCTGCTGTTTACGTTTATATTGACATTTACATTTATGCTGATATTTACAGTGAAattgatgttgacattcatATTTTAGTTGATATTATCGTTGACATTCTCACTGATGTTT TTGATGTTAACACAAAAGTTTATGTTTACATTGATGCTGATGTTGACGTTGACGTTAACGTTCATACTgacatttacattgacgttcacgttgacattcacattgacgttcatttttatgttgacatttatgtttgtatttacattgatgttgacgGTTACATTTGTGTTTACCAACATATGGTCGACGTTGAcgttgacgttgatgttgatgttgatgttcataTTAACGTTGACATTACTgatgatatttatattgatattgaCATTTACCTTGACATTAACATTTTCATTGAC CATGTTGACGTTTACATGgacgttgatgttgatgttgaatttgacattgacattcattTTGATATTGACGTTTACGTTGATGCTGATGTTGACTTTAATGTTCATGTTGACGTTCACTTTGATGTGATGTTCTTGTTGATGATGACGTTGACATTGAAATTTACGTTCATATTTACTTTGAAGATCAGGTTAACATTAACATTGGTGTATACATGA
- the LOC138347477 gene encoding uncharacterized protein, whose protein sequence is MFHLHVEVYIHIDVDIYVEAYIDVHVDIDIHVNVHAKIQNVHFYIDIDVDDHIDIEVLVDTDIVDNIYIDVDMDIDVNIDDVVDVHIDVDVNINDAIDVQIYVHIDVHDDVHVHIDVEVDVHIGIQVDIHIYVDVHIDIYIDININVQIHIDVYVDFYIYVHIDIYIDVHMDVDVDVDIYINANVYIYVDVHVYADVCMMFTLTLTFMLMLTFTPTLMMTLK, encoded by the exons atgttTCACCTTCACGTTGAAGTTtacattcacattgacgttgataTTTACGTTGAAGCTtacattgacgttcatgttgacattgacattcatgttaATGTTCACGCTAAAATTCAG AATGTTCATTTTTatattgacattgacgttgacgATCATATCGACATTGAAGTTTTGGTTGATACTGACATTGTCGATAACatttacattgacgttgacaTGGATATTGATGTTAACATTGACGATGTTGTTGACGTTCACATAGACGTTGATGTTAACATTAACGATGCCATTGACGTTCAAatttatgttcatattgatgttCACGATGATGTTcacgttcacattgatgttgaagttgatgttcacattggcATTCAGgttgacattcacatttacgttgatgttcacattgacatttacattgacATTAATATTAATGTTCAGATTcacattgatgtttatgttgatttttACATTTACGTTCATATTgatatttacattgatgttcacatggatgttgacgttgatgttgacatttacattaatgctaatgtttacatttatgttgacgttcacgTGTACGCTGACGTTTGCATGATgtttacattgacattgacatttatgTTAATGTTGACATTTACTCCTACATTAATGATGACattgaaatga
- the LOC138347478 gene encoding uncharacterized protein: protein MNIHFYIDIDVDLHVHIDIGVHIYIAVVIVINFHVDIYIDIHVDVDVHVDADIYVYVDIHVYVDVYIDIYVDIHIVVDVDNDVHTDIYIYVDADVDLDVNIHIDIHVYIGVYIDLDFDVHIIFDVDIDLHTDIYVNVDADANVDVNITFVYQHIIIYVDIYIDVDIHVDININIDIIIDVHIDVDIYVDVNVHIDVHIDVHIYVHVHIHVYIDVDVYVGVDVYIYVDIYVYIYIDVDDQNIDVYVDVNIDVDVHVDIDIDDNVHVDVNFDDEIDNDVDVHIDVEVDVHIDINIDVAVDIQVHVDFHIDVHVDNNIDVYIHIDVMLTFTFTFTDVYVYVDANVDVDVHVHIDFDIDVHVHVDVHFDVHVYFDIFIHVDIGIHVDIDIFVDADIGDDVHVDVEVDIDVNIDDDVYIHVDVHIYVYVDVYDDAHVHIDIEVDVLIDIHLDVDVDVHIHTDVHIDTNAYIYFDIHIYADVFIDVGIDVHIDVDVYVYGDIYVYVNDDIDINVHFDIDIDVDHYIHIDVDIDIYVDIVVDIDFHVDGHIDIPIDIHVDIDVYIDANVYIYTEVHVYIDVYIDVDVDVHIVVDVDVDIHTKVYVYIDADVDIDVNIHIDIYINDHVHVDVHVYIDIFVHVYILI from the exons atgaacattcacttttacattgatattgatgttgacCTTCACGTTCACATAGACATTGGCGTTCATATTTATATTGCTGTTGTCATTGTCATTAACTTTCACgttgatatttatattgacattcacgttgacgttgacgttcatgttgatgctgatatttatgtttatgttgacattcacgtttatgttgatgtttacattgacatttatgttgacattcatattgttgttgatgttgacaATGACGTTCACACTGACATTTATATTTACGTTGATGCTGATGTTGATCTTGATGTTaacattcacattgacattcac GTTTATATTGGTGTTTACATTGACCTTGATTTTGATGTTCACATTATTtttgacgttgacattgaccTTCACACTGACATTTATGTTAACGTTGATGCTGATGCTAATGTTGATGTTAAC ATTACGTTCGTTTACCAACACATTATCATTTACGTAgacatttacattgatgttgacattcatgttgacATTAATATCAACATTGACATTATCATTGACGTTCATATTGACgttgacatttatgttgatgttaatgttcacattgatgttcacattgacgttcatatttatgttcatgttcatattcacgtttatattgatgttgatgtcTACGTTGGTGttgatgtttatatttatgttgacatttacgtttatatttacattgatgttgacgATCAG aatattgatgtttatgttgacgttaacattgacgttgacgttcatgttgacattgacattgatgataACGTTCACGTTGACGTTAactttgatgatgaaattgac AAtgatgttgacgttcacattgatgttgaagttgatgttcacattgacattaacATCGACGTTGCTGTTGACATTCAAGTTCACGTTGATtttcacattgacgttcatgttgacaataatattgatgtttacattcacattgatgttatgttgacgttcacatttacGTTCAC TGACGTTTACGTTTACGTTGATGctaatgttgatgttgatgttcacgttcacattgactttgatattgatgttcatgttcacGTTGATGTTCACTTTGACGTCCACGTTTACTTTGACATTTTTATTCAC GTTGACATTGGCATTCATGTTGACattgatatttttgttgatgCTGACATTGGCGACgacgttcatgttgatgttgaagTGGACATTGATGTTAACATTGACGATGATGTTTATAttcatgttgacgttcacatttatgtttatgttgatgtttacgATGATGCTCACGTTCACATTGATATTGAAGTTGATGTTCTCATTGACATTCATCTTGATGTTgacgttgacgttcacattcac ACTGACGTTCACATTGACACAAAtgcttatatttattttgacattcACATTTACGCTGATGTTTTTATTGACGTTGgcattgatgttcacattgacgttgacgttTACGTTTACGGTGATATTTATGTCTACGTTAATGATGACATTGACATTAACGTTCACTTTgatattgacattgatgttgaccATTATATACACATAgacgttgacattgacatttacGTGGACATTGTCGTTGACATTGACTTTCATGTTGATGGTCACATTGATATTCCTATTGACATTcacgttgacattgacgtttATATTGATGCTAATGTTTACATTTATACTGAAGTTCACgtttacattgatgtttacattgatgttgacgTGGACGTTCacattgttgttgatgttgacgttgacattCACACTAAAGTTTACGTTTACATTGATGctgatgttgacattgacgttaATATTCATATTGACATTTACATTAATGATCACGTTCACGTTGATGTCCACGTTTATATTGACATTTTTGTTCACGTATACATTCTCATTTAG